The DNA segment ACTGAAATCACGGTCACGAGACCGCCGATCACAGAACTCTTCCCATAGCGTGACGATACGAAATCCGCAATGCTTGTGATATGGTTTATTTTGCTCAGGCGTATTATCTTGCGCAGGACGAGCCACCAGATCGTTGCTGCAAGAGTCGGCCCCAGATATATCGGCAGAAAGCCGACTCCGGTAGAAGCCGCGCGGCCCACACTGCCATAGAATGTCCAGCCCGTGCAGTATACTGCAATTGAAAACGTATATATGTAAGGGTTGCTGATGATGGACCTGCCCGTGTCTGCACGCTTGTCGCCATAATAGGCGACGGCGAACAGGATACCGAGATAACCAAAAGATACAAAGAATATTATCCAGTAATTCGGCATGTCAGGGCTCCTTGAGATCCTGGCTGTCTGATGGCACCCCAATCCCGGACGAACGGCCCCGAAGAACAAAGCCCGTTATCCCAATAATAAGGGACCATATTGAAAAGAGATAGAAGTAGAGCACCGGGACACCGCAGACAAAGGCACTTACACTGAAAATTGACAGAAGTGGGAAGTTCAGGAGTATAAGTCCCCCGATCAGAAGCCCTAACAGACGTTCCACTCTGCGTTCAGGTTCAGGTATTTGACTGCCGTCTCCATGAGTTCCTGATCCCGAATTTTCCGGTGTCGTCATCGGCGTATAACCTCCATCAATTGAGCCATGGTATTGATCCCGCGTTCCTGAAGCAGGAATAAAAACTTGAGGAATATCTGAGCCGTAATGAGAGCATCTCCCTGCGCAGTATGTCTTGCCCTAACCTCTACTCCCAGTCGCCGGGCAACAGCGTCCAGGGAGTGCTCAGGCGTATGGTCGTGCAGAAAGAGCGACAGCGCAAGGGTATCCAGCACCGGGCCGCGGAAAGAAACACCGGCACGTTTCTCTTTCATCCTGATGAAACGCATATCAAATGCAGTATTATGCCCTACCAGGACTGCATCACCGGTAAACGCATGAAATGAGCGAAGAACGTCTTCAATGGAGGGTTTATCGATAACCATATCGTCCGTGATTCCATGAAAACGCGCAGATGATGGGGGAATGGTCCTCCCTGGGTTCACCAGGCGATCAAAGGTTTCACCGACTACAATGCCCCGGTTGACGATTCTTACCCCGGCAAGGGAAACGATCTCGTCGCCTTCAAGGGGGGCAAGGCCGGTGGTCTCTGTGTCGAAGACGACAAAGGAAATACGATTTAAGGGAAGGTCCTTCAACCGGCCGGCCCCTTCAGCGTCCTCATATGGTGAGAAATCAGTATAGACCGGCCGTGCAGGCAGCAGAGGAGCAGGGGATTCCCACTGCCGCGTGGACGACAGTATGGGGATGCAAAGCATGGCATAGCCCGGCATACCATGCGGCCTGCTCCAGACTTCGCTGCCCAAGTGCTCAAGCACTTCTGAGACAGTCTGACTGTCAGGGGGCTCAATCTGAGATGACTTCCATTGCCGGATCAACGCCTCGGGCACTGCCTTGCCTCGCCAGAAAAAATTGAAATAGACGCGCTTGTCGCCCAGAAGAGTTTCGACTTCGACAGATGCAGCGCACGAGTATTCATGAATCTTCCAGGCGAAGAACTCAAGAAGGTGCAGAAGGGAATGAATCTCCGCCTTTATCCAGAGGGGATCGCCGATCATGGTAAGTAGTACCCCTCTTTCCCCGAGCTGCCTGGCCACACAGGCAACGACATCCCCGGTATAAACATCGCTCACCAGATACCGGGGGGACTCCATCGCCTCAATCTCGCGGGCAAGAACCTCAAACTGCGCGGTAAGTGTCGCGGTATCACTCACCATGGTGCGCTCAAGCGCGGCACGGCTGCCAGCATCAAGGTCCGGCAGCATCTCGATACTGTCAACACTGAGCCTGAGACTTGTTAGCGGCGTCTGTATCCCCCTCATGGCGGCACGCATGAGGTTTTCCCGGCGCCCCCGTGCATCCGCCTCTCTGCTGACGTCCTCACAGGTAAGCAGAAATGACCAGGACAGGCCATGAACCTCCGGGAGAAGGCGTATGCTGCAACTGATGATCGTCCCCATAAGGGTTGAACTTACAAAAGAAATACTGTTTTCAGACTCCGGGTCTGCAGGATTCCGGACTCTCCGCTGCCTCAGAATTGCAAGGGAACTCTCGATTGGCGAAGCGGTGCAGAGCTGATAGAGAGAGAGGCCCAGTCCGAGTGCTGAGCTTTCCTGCATTACCCTCCGGGCAGCAAGATTGTAAAACATGATGCGTGCCCGTTCGTCGCAAACGATTATGCCCTCCTTGAGCGATGAAAGGATAGTTTCTAGACGCGTCCTGCTGCTTTCCAGTTCACTCGAACTCGCGGAAACAGCCTCGGCAATCTCGCGTCTTGACTTCATAAACGCGTCGCCCAGATCACGGACTGCTTCCGGAATATCGCCAAGGAAATGTCGATGTAAGACCGTAATCACATACCTTGGATTTACCCCGGTAATGATACGGATCTCCCTGCTGAGCAGCTCCAGTGGTCCAAGCACAAATACATAAAGCGCAAGGAAGAGAACGGCAACGAGCAAGGCGGATAAAAAGGCGGCAACCACGAGGGCAAGACGTATCTGTACACGGACATCAGGATTTTCGGCATGCGACAGGAGAATAAGACCCGCACCGATAAGCAGCACTGCATAAAAGAACACCGCGGCGAACATCAAATATCGGAACCGGGGATATTTGTTCAAGATTACCTGCCCCGACCGTGTCCCGGGACCCCGCTATTGACCCGGTCTCGATGACAGGATCTCATTAATCCTCATCATTACCTCCCGGGTAGAGAAGGGCTTGGTAACATAGTAATCTGCACCCAGAGCCAACCCCTTTTCTTTCTCGACCTCTCGGCCCTTTGCGGTAAGCATGATGATGGCAATGTCCTTCAGTGAGGCATCCGCCCGAATGCGCTGACATACTTCATACCCGTCCATCTTCGGCATCATGATGTCGAGAACAATAAGATCGGGCCGGAATTCTCTCAAAGCATCAAAGACCTTCTGGCCGTCGTCCACGCTCTGAACCTGATAGCCTTCCCTCTTCATCAGGAGTTCGAGAGCTAGTACGATATTCGGCTCATCATCCACAATCAGAATGCGGTGCATGCCTTGTTACCACCTCACTACGGCTCAGAATGATTTCATTATACCATAAGCGAGAGACAGCCAGTCAGTTCAGCAGTCGGCAATCGAATAGATAATAGGACAGCCGCTATGTATGGTCTGGACATTTTGCATACTGCACTGTACCATGAAAGAAGAAAGGCAGAGGACACGAATAGATGGCAATGCTGAGTAAAGACGCCGCACTATTTTTAAAAAAACACCCGCCGTTCAGCCTTCTCGACGATCATACGCTCGGCCGGCTGGTGGAGAGCCTCATAATGGAGCTGTATCCTGCCGGCACGCTTATCCTGAAGCAGGGAGACCAGCAAACCCGCGGCCTTCATATCATCAAAGAGGGAGGCGTAAAAATTCTCGCCAGAGCCGCGTCGGGGCAGGAGCGCGTAATCGACTACCGTGATGCTGGGGAGACATTCGGGTTTCTTTCCCTTGATGAAGATGATCGGCTTGACGTATCAGTGCAGGCCGTTGGAGACACAGTCTGCTATGTTGCAGACAAGGCCGGCATTATGAAGCTTTTGGATGACCATCCTCTCTTGCGGGAATATCTGATTCCCTCATATTTTCCGAAACGAGAAGAATCACCTGCCGGATCTTCCGTCTATCAGCATGCCCCTCACCTCGGATCCCAAAGGGTTCTCTTTACTACCCCTGTCAGAGACCTTGCGGGCCGGGAGGTAATCACTGTCCGCGCCGATACTCCCATCATAGAGGCTGTCAGATTGATGTCGGCGCACCGCATCAGTGCCCTTGTGATTATGGACAAGTCCGACTGGCCGGAGGGGATTATCACTTCATCTGATCTGCGCGACAGGGTATTAGCCCGACAAAAGGACCAATCCGATCCCGTCAGCGACATCATGAGCAATCCGCTTGTCATGGTAGACGGCGCCGATTTCTGCTTTGAAGCACTCCTCAAGATGATGAGCCACAACGTTCACCATCTTCTTGTCATTGATTCAGGGAAACTCACCGGAATCGTCAGCAACCACGATTTTCTGGTCCTGCAGGGAATTTCACCGCTCCTGGTCGTCAGAGAGATCGAGAATCAATCGACCATAGAAGGTCTCATCGCTGCGTCGGGAAAAATCAGGGGGCTCATTTCGCTTCTCCTCCGGGAGGGGGCAGGTGCGGGAAGCATCCTGAGGATCATCACCACGGTAAACGACCGGATTGAACGCAAGATCCTTGACCTCGCACTCACTACGCTCGGAACACCGCCAGTACCCTTCTGCTGGATCGTTTACGGGAGTGCCGGCAGGAAGGAACAGACATTCAAGACAGATCAGGACAATGCAATTGTGTATGCAGACACGGCAGGGGAACTGGAGCAGCTCGCGACAGCGGAGTATTTCGGCCGCTTCGCGGAATTTGTTGTGAACGCATTCTTGCGTTGCGGTTTTATGCTTTGTCCTGGCGATTTTATGGCTACCACCCCCCAGTGGAGACAGCCCCTCTCCGTATGGAAAAGAAGTTTCAGCGCGTGGATTGATACGCCGACGAGCAAGGCGATCCATAATTCAGCCAACCTCTTCGATTTCAGGGGGCTGCACGGAGATCTGAATCTTGCGGTGGAACTCAAAAAGCACCTGATGCATTCTCTCCGGAATCAGATGATCTTTCTTAAGGCATTAGCAGAACTGACTACAGACTACCGCCCGCCCCTTGGCCTGTTCGGGTCCCTGATATTCGAAAAGACCGGAGAACATGCGAAACACCTTAATATCAAGGACAAATGCCTTACCCCCTTAACCAATATCGTTCGTCTCTTCAGCTTTGAAAGCAACATCCCGGAAACCTCTACGCTGGAGAGAATCGCAGTCCTGAAAAATATCCATCCTGTGATGAAGGAGGTAGGTGATGATCTTGAACATGCATTTGAGTTTGTTTCACTGCTCAGGATACGCCATCAGCTGGATCAATCCGCTATGAACATCGAACCGGACAACTTCATCGACCCCAGGCAGCTGGGATCGCTTGAATTCAGGAACCTCAAGGGTATCTGCAGTCTGGTCGCCCAGGTCATTAACGACATATCAAGGAAATACGGCACAGGCGCCCGCCTGTAACCAGCACAGAGACATCAGGCATCAGCTGTGCTACGGTTGCGTTCCAGAAACAAATAAAAAGCCGGGAGATATTCGCTCCCGGCTCGCTGAGAATATATACATTCTGAAAGATTATTTTTTAGGCTCTTCCTTTTTCGGTTCTGCCTTCTTTTCCTCAGGCTTTGCAGGGGCTTCCTGCTTATCCGTTTTTGCCGGCACAGGCTTTGCCGTCAAGGCTTCTTTGTTGATCTCCACCTTATGGGACTTCTTCAGCTCAGCCATGTAGGTGTCAAAGACCCCTTTCTGTCTCTCGCCGGAAAGTTTCTGCGAGACGAGGTCGCGCACTTTGTCATAAGGAATAGCTTCACCGGTCTTCTTGTCCGTCACCTTGATAATATGGAAACCAAAAGGGCTCTTGACCGGAAAACTCGTAGTCTCACCAGTCTTCAGTGCTGCAGCAGCCCTTTCGAACTCAGGCACCATCTGACCCTTTTTGAAAAAGCCGAGGTCTCCACCGTTCTTCGCTGAACCGGTATCAATGGAAACAGCCTTTGCAATCACCTCAAATTTCTCGCCCTTCTTCAAACGGGAGAGGACTTTCTGAGCCTCATCCTCTGTCTTCACCAGGATATGGCTCGCCTTGATCTCCTTTGCAACAATAAAGTCGTCCTTGTTCTTATCGTAATAGTCTTTTACTTCCTGGTCAGAGACCTTGGCCTTTGCCATGATCTCCTTTTCGAAAAGTTCGGACACGAGGGAGAGCTTCTTGAATTCTTCCACTTTCTTGATGTAATCCTGTCCCTTGTCATAGCCCTTCTTGACCGCTTCCTTGTACAGCAGCTCCTTATTAATGATCTCGTTCAGGAACTTCTCTTTCCCGGCAGCGTCAGTGAAGATCTGCTGGGCATAATCAGGCAGCGCCTGGAACTCCCGGTCAAAATCCGCCTGTGTTACGGCCGTATTGTCAATCTTCGCAAGATAGGGACCCTTTACCCCTGCCTCCTTCTTGGAACATGATACCAATGCCAGTGCTACAACGCATATAACTGCAACTCTTCTCATCTCTATAGCCTCCAAAATTAAAGTGCATATGTTATAGCATATCCGCGAAAAAATAACGCAGATTTTGACACAAAAACTTTTTTTGTGATAGATTAACTGGATATGAAAAATCACTCTGCTTCAAAGAGTTTGTTTCGGAAGGCATCAGCAGCTATTCCCGGGGGAGTAAACAGTCCTGTGCGGGCATTTAAGGCTGTCGGAGGCAACCCTCTTTTTATTGACCGGGCAAAGGGTTCGCGCATTTATGATGTTGACGGCAACTCCTACATAGATTACGTGCTTTCCTGGGGGCCCATGATCCTCGGCCATTCCTTCCCACGGGTAGTAAATGCGCTCAAGAAGGCGGCAGAAAAAGGCACGAGCTACGGCGCGCCAACCGCACTTGAGATCGAACTTGCAGAACGCGTGCTCAAGATATATCCTTCCATGGACAAGATCCGGATGGTGAATTCAGGCACTGAGGCGACCATGTCTGCCATCAGGGTTGCGAGGGGTTTCACCGGCAGGGACAAAATACTCAAATTTGAAGGCTGCTACCATGGCCATGCTGACGGTCTGCTGGTCAAGGCAGGTTCAGGTGCTGCGACCTTCGGTCTGCCTGACAGTCCCGGTGTGCCTAAGTCCTATGCGCGCAATACGCTCACCCTTCCCTTTAATGATGTCTCTGCTTTCAAGCGTCTTTTAGAAAAAGACGGCAAGAACATCGCATGTGTTATCGTCGAACCTGTTGTCGGCAATATCGGCTGCGTGCTCCCGAAACCTGGCTTTCTGGAAACCCTGAGAAAATTCACCAAAAAATATGGCATCGTCCTCATCTTCGACGAAGTCATGACCGGCTTCAGAGTAGCATTCGGCGGAGCACAGGCATACTATGGCATTAACCCTGACTTGACCTGTCTCGGCAAGGTGATCGGCGGCGGGCTGCCTGTGGGCGCATATGGCGGCAGGAAAGAGATCATGTCCATGATATCGCCGGAAGGTCCTGTGTATCAGGCGGGCACGCTCTCGGGCAACCCTCTTGCCATGACAGCCGGTATCGAGACCATAAAAGAACTTTCGAAGGCAGGGGTCTATAAATCGATCGAAGCAAACTGCGTAATGCTCGAAAAAGGACTGAACGATGCTGCAAAAAAAGCGGGAGTTTCAACCCGCTTTTACCGCGCAGGAAGCATGTTCTGCACCTATTTCACCGATATTGAGGTGACAGATTATGCAACGGCAAAAAAAGCAGATACGCAAAAATTCTCAAGGTTCTTCTCGGAAATGCTTGAACAGGGCGTGAATCTGGCGCCGTCGCAGTTCGAGGCCGGGTTCATGTCCCTTGCTCATTCTGAAAAAGACATTGAAACAACCGTAAAAGCAGCATACGTAAGCCTGAAAAAAATAGATAAATAGAGCAACAGGTAGTTGGGGAGGAATTTGTTGATATTCAATCCGGTTAGTCTCGTAAAAAAGGCCGTGACATGGTTCAGCCAGGGTATTTCTACCAAGGCCAGGATCGTCATCATCTGCATCCTTTTGTTCTTTTCTCTTACCATGCTCTTCGTAGCGTACAAGATAAATGATTACTTCGAAAATGACCCTAATGCGTGCTTTGCCTGCCATGTGCATGATGAAGCGAACAAGCAATGGGCAAAAAGCGAGCATGCAGGCATCAACTGTCACGAGTGCCACCACTCAACAAAAAAAGATCAGCTCGTACAGATGTACCGTTTTGCCTTCATGGGTCAGAGGTCTGTATCACCGCGCCATGGAGAGATCATTGTACCGCGGACACTCTGCCTCAGATGCCACTGGGAAAGAGACGAGAAGTTCCCCAAGGCGCCTGACATCAGCAAGTCACGCTATCATGCAAAGCATGTTTTCAACGAGAAGATCGAATGCACCAAATGCCATGGATACAAGACGCATAAGTTCACCATGGAGGAGAGGTATTGCGTCACCTGCCACCTGAACAAGGAACTTCAGCCTCATGATGCGTCCGTGCAGACAAAGGATGCCAAGGGCAATAAAACATGCCTGCCCATGGGAACCCTCCCCTGCTTCAATTGTCACACGGACCGGACCTCAGATCTTATGCCGGGCAGAAAAAAATGTCTCTTCTGTCATGGAAGCGAAGCGGTCAGACAGGAACTGATCGCTGACGGTACCATCGACGTGAAGCATTTCCAGCCGAAGCAGGAAACCATACAGAGGGCTATCAAATTAAAGATCTCTGCCGACGCAGCCATGCAGTTCCATTGTTACGAGTGCCACAATCCTCATGTCAAGGCCCGGCCTGACTGGAATAACTGCACGACAAAATGCCATACGAATGTTCGCAATGTCGGCAAGCATGAACTGCATCTGCAGATGAATCTGACATGCAAAGATTGCCACAAACCGCACGACTGGAAGGTATCTCCGGAACAGGCGAAAAAAGACTGCATCAAATGCCATGAATATAAAGATCCGAAAAATTTTCTAAAATAGAGGTATTGTATGACATTAAATCCGCTCAAGCTGTTCAACAACATTACCAACTGGTTCTCGGAGAAGCTCACGCCCAGGGCAAAGATCATCCTCGCCATCGGCGCCCTGATTTTTATTATCATCATGGGTTTTATTGCCTACAAGATCAATGACTACTTTGAGAACGATCCCAATGCCTGTTTTGCCTGTCATGTACATGATGATGCGAACAAACAGTGGGCCAAGAGTGAACATGCCAACATCAACTGCCATGAATGCCACCATTCGTCAAAGAAGGACCAGATGATACAGATGTACCGCTTTGCCTTCCTCGGCCAGCGGTCTGTCGCGCCGAGGCACGGCGAGATAATCGTTCCGAGGGTCCTCTGCCTCAGATGTCACTGGGAAAGAGACGAGAAGTTCCCCAAGGCGCCTGACATCAGCAGGTCGCGCTATCATGCAAAGCACGTTTTCATCGAGAAAATCGAATGCACCAAGTGCCATGGGTACAGAACGCACAAGTTTTCACTTGAGGAACGCTATTGTCTGACCTGTCACAAAGACAAGGGGTTCCGCCCTCATGGTACGACAGACAAACCCCATGAAAAAATACCGATGGGTGAACTGCCCTGCCTCAACTGTCATACAGACCGCACATCAAATTTGCTGCCTGAGAGGAAAAAATGTCTCTTCTGTCATGGCGATGAAAAAGTGAGGAAGGAACTGACGAGCGATGCCACGATCGATGTCAAGCATTTCAGGCCTTCAGATGAAACCGTGAAGAAGGCGGTCAAGATCAATGTCCCTGATAAAGCTCCCATGCAGTTCGAATGCAGAACATGCCACAATCCACATCTGCGTTCCAGGCCCGACTGGGCAGCATGCACCGTCAAGTGTCATACAACAGTTCCTTATACCGGCAAGCACGAGATCCATTTGCAGATGAATCTGGCCTGCAAGAATTGTCATAAACCACACGGCTGGAAAGTGACGCCTGAGCAGGCGAAAAAGGACTGTGTGACCTGTCACGAATATAAGGACCCGAAACTTTTCATAAAATAATTATGGCGCAGCGGGCCGGAAACAGATAAATATACATCCGGCCCGCTAAGATTTCTGTATAATATGGTAACGCTTATGGGGAGGTGCATTGCATGAAGAATCATGTATTCAGGCCGCTGTTTGCAGTCATCGGTCTCGTTGTGATTGTCCTTGTCATCCGGGTTTTCTACGTTCCCAAGGATTTTGGTGTCCATGAACGCGGATATATGTATGGATGGTATAGAGAAGGCAACGTATCAGAATGGAAAA comes from the Nitrospirota bacterium genome and includes:
- a CDS encoding histidine kinase, with the protein product MFAAVFFYAVLLIGAGLILLSHAENPDVRVQIRLALVVAAFLSALLVAVLFLALYVFVLGPLELLSREIRIITGVNPRYVITVLHRHFLGDIPEAVRDLGDAFMKSRREIAEAVSASSSELESSRTRLETILSSLKEGIIVCDERARIMFYNLAARRVMQESSALGLGLSLYQLCTASPIESSLAILRQRRVRNPADPESENSISFVSSTLMGTIISCSIRLLPEVHGLSWSFLLTCEDVSREADARGRRENLMRAAMRGIQTPLTSLRLSVDSIEMLPDLDAGSRAALERTMVSDTATLTAQFEVLAREIEAMESPRYLVSDVYTGDVVACVARQLGERGVLLTMIGDPLWIKAEIHSLLHLLEFFAWKIHEYSCAASVEVETLLGDKRVYFNFFWRGKAVPEALIRQWKSSQIEPPDSQTVSEVLEHLGSEVWSRPHGMPGYAMLCIPILSSTRQWESPAPLLPARPVYTDFSPYEDAEGAGRLKDLPLNRISFVVFDTETTGLAPLEGDEIVSLAGVRIVNRGIVVGETFDRLVNPGRTIPPSSARFHGITDDMVIDKPSIEDVLRSFHAFTGDAVLVGHNTAFDMRFIRMKEKRAGVSFRGPVLDTLALSLFLHDHTPEHSLDAVARRLGVEVRARHTAQGDALITAQIFLKFLFLLQERGINTMAQLMEVIRR
- a CDS encoding peptidylprolyl isomerase, which translates into the protein MRRVAVICVVALALVSCSKKEAGVKGPYLAKIDNTAVTQADFDREFQALPDYAQQIFTDAAGKEKFLNEIINKELLYKEAVKKGYDKGQDYIKKVEEFKKLSLVSELFEKEIMAKAKVSDQEVKDYYDKNKDDFIVAKEIKASHILVKTEDEAQKVLSRLKKGEKFEVIAKAVSIDTGSAKNGGDLGFFKKGQMVPEFERAAAALKTGETTSFPVKSPFGFHIIKVTDKKTGEAIPYDKVRDLVSQKLSGERQKGVFDTYMAELKKSHKVEINKEALTAKPVPAKTDKQEAPAKPEEKKAEPKKEEPKK
- a CDS encoding response regulator, which codes for MHRILIVDDEPNIVLALELLMKREGYQVQSVDDGQKVFDALREFRPDLIVLDIMMPKMDGYEVCQRIRADASLKDIAIIMLTAKGREVEKEKGLALGADYYVTKPFSTREVMMRINEILSSRPGQ
- a CDS encoding cyclic nucleotide-binding/CBS domain-containing protein, producing the protein MAMLSKDAALFLKKHPPFSLLDDHTLGRLVESLIMELYPAGTLILKQGDQQTRGLHIIKEGGVKILARAASGQERVIDYRDAGETFGFLSLDEDDRLDVSVQAVGDTVCYVADKAGIMKLLDDHPLLREYLIPSYFPKREESPAGSSVYQHAPHLGSQRVLFTTPVRDLAGREVITVRADTPIIEAVRLMSAHRISALVIMDKSDWPEGIITSSDLRDRVLARQKDQSDPVSDIMSNPLVMVDGADFCFEALLKMMSHNVHHLLVIDSGKLTGIVSNHDFLVLQGISPLLVVREIENQSTIEGLIAASGKIRGLISLLLREGAGAGSILRIITTVNDRIERKILDLALTTLGTPPVPFCWIVYGSAGRKEQTFKTDQDNAIVYADTAGELEQLATAEYFGRFAEFVVNAFLRCGFMLCPGDFMATTPQWRQPLSVWKRSFSAWIDTPTSKAIHNSANLFDFRGLHGDLNLAVELKKHLMHSLRNQMIFLKALAELTTDYRPPLGLFGSLIFEKTGEHAKHLNIKDKCLTPLTNIVRLFSFESNIPETSTLERIAVLKNIHPVMKEVGDDLEHAFEFVSLLRIRHQLDQSAMNIEPDNFIDPRQLGSLEFRNLKGICSLVAQVINDISRKYGTGARL
- the hemL gene encoding glutamate-1-semialdehyde 2,1-aminomutase, whose protein sequence is MKNHSASKSLFRKASAAIPGGVNSPVRAFKAVGGNPLFIDRAKGSRIYDVDGNSYIDYVLSWGPMILGHSFPRVVNALKKAAEKGTSYGAPTALEIELAERVLKIYPSMDKIRMVNSGTEATMSAIRVARGFTGRDKILKFEGCYHGHADGLLVKAGSGAATFGLPDSPGVPKSYARNTLTLPFNDVSAFKRLLEKDGKNIACVIVEPVVGNIGCVLPKPGFLETLRKFTKKYGIVLIFDEVMTGFRVAFGGAQAYYGINPDLTCLGKVIGGGLPVGAYGGRKEIMSMISPEGPVYQAGTLSGNPLAMTAGIETIKELSKAGVYKSIEANCVMLEKGLNDAAKKAGVSTRFYRAGSMFCTYFTDIEVTDYATAKKADTQKFSRFFSEMLEQGVNLAPSQFEAGFMSLAHSEKDIETTVKAAYVSLKKIDK
- a CDS encoding cytochrome c3 family protein; the encoded protein is MTLNPLKLFNNITNWFSEKLTPRAKIILAIGALIFIIIMGFIAYKINDYFENDPNACFACHVHDDANKQWAKSEHANINCHECHHSSKKDQMIQMYRFAFLGQRSVAPRHGEIIVPRVLCLRCHWERDEKFPKAPDISRSRYHAKHVFIEKIECTKCHGYRTHKFSLEERYCLTCHKDKGFRPHGTTDKPHEKIPMGELPCLNCHTDRTSNLLPERKKCLFCHGDEKVRKELTSDATIDVKHFRPSDETVKKAVKINVPDKAPMQFECRTCHNPHLRSRPDWAACTVKCHTTVPYTGKHEIHLQMNLACKNCHKPHGWKVTPEQAKKDCVTCHEYKDPKLFIK